In the Pseudochaenichthys georgianus chromosome 1, fPseGeo1.2, whole genome shotgun sequence genome, one interval contains:
- the LOC117454833 gene encoding claudin-9-like — protein sequence MASTGLQLLGLVLAVLGWVGGALVCAAPLWRVSAFVGGELVIAQVVWEGLWMNCLSQTTGQIQCKTYDSTLALPVSAQAARSLTVLSLLLCLLALMLGVAGAKCTHCMGDGNQASKVRVGRIAGVLFLVAGLAFMIPICWTAHATIRDFYDPNIAAPYKRELGPALYLGWGASLLLMVGGFLLHLGSSQQSRGRLPTFAGVLKDNPGTGAAGEGKPQEKSFV from the coding sequence ATGGCTTCAACAGGTCTTCAGCTGCTGGGCTTGGTGTTGGCGGTGCTGGGTTGGGTTGGCGGGGCGTTGGTGTGTGCGGCTCCTCTGTGGCGTGTTTCCGCCTTCGTGGGGGGAGAGCTGGTGATTGCCCAGGTGGTGTGGGAGGGACTGTGGATGAACTGCCTGTCTCAGACCACAGGCCAGATCCAGTGCAAGACCTATGACTCCACCCTGGCCCTTCCTGTGAGTGCCCAAGCCGCCCGGAGCCTCACTGTTCTCTCCCTGCTCCTCTGCCTCCTGGCCCTCATGCTCGGGGTGGCGGGGGCCAAGTGCACTCACTGCATGGGTGATGGTAACCAGGCCTCCAAGGTTCGGGTGGGCAGGATAGCAGGGGTGCTCTTCCTGGTGGCTGGCTTGGCGTTCATGATACCCATCTGTTGGACCGCCCATGCAACTATCCGGGACTTCTATGATCCCAATATCGCAGCACCTTATAAGAGAGAGCTGGGCCCAGCGCTGTACCTGGGCTGGGGGGCCAGCCTGCTGCTCATGGTGGGGGGCTTTCTGCTGCATTTGGGGTCCTCTCAGCAAAGCAGAGGAAGACTGCCTACTTTTGCTGGAGTGCTGAAAGACAACCCAGGTACAGGTGCAGCCGGAGAGGGGAAGCCACAGGAAAAATCTTTTGTATGA